A genomic region of Pseudorca crassidens isolate mPseCra1 chromosome 10, mPseCra1.hap1, whole genome shotgun sequence contains the following coding sequences:
- the ACAA1 gene encoding 3-ketoacyl-CoA thiolase, peroxisomal isoform X1, which translates to MRRLQVVLGHLNRQPASGPEPAPRAAPCWSGAPRKSAEDVVVVHGRRTAIGRSGRGGFKDTTPDELLSAVMTAVLQDVKLSPAQLGDICVGNVLQPGAGALMARIAQFLSDIPETVPLSAVNRQCSSGLQAVASIAGGIRNGSYDIGMACGVESMSLADRGNPGNVTSRLVEKEKARDCLIPMGITSENVAERFGISREKQDTFALASQQKAARAQSKGCFQAEIVPVTTTVRDDKGTERSVTVAHDEGIRPDTTLEGLAKLKPAFKKGGSTTAGNSSQVSDGAAAILLARRSKAEELGLPILGVLRSYAVVGVPPDIMGVGPAYAIPVALQKAGLTVEDVDIFEINEAFASQVVYCVEKLQLPPEKVNPLGGAVALGHPLGCTGARQVITLLNELKRRGRRAYGVVSMCIGTGMGAAAVFEYPGN; encoded by the exons ATGCGGAGGCTGCAGGTGGTGCTGGGTCACCTGAACCGCCAGCCCGCTTCGGGCCCGGAGCCGGCGCCGCGGGCCGCGCCGTGTTGGAGCGGCGCTCCGCGGAAGTCGGCGGAGGATGTAGTGGTGGTGCACGGGCGGCGCACGGCCATTGGCCGGTCGGGCCGCGGCGGCTTCAAG GACACCACCCCCGACGAACTTCTCTCCGCCGTCATGACCGCGGTTCTCCAGGACGTCAAGCTGAGCCCGGCCCAGCTGGGAGATATCTGCGTGG GAAATGTGCTTCAGCCTGGGGCCGGAGCATTAATGGCCCGAATTGCCCAGTTTCTGAG TGACATCCCAGAGACCGTGCCTTTGTCAGCTGTCAATAGACAGTGTTCGTCAGGGCTCCAGGCGGTGGCCAGCATAGCTG GTGGCATCAGAAATGGGTCTTATGACATTGGCATGGCTTGTGG GGTGGAGTCCATGTCCCTGGCAGACAGAGGGAACCCTGGAAATGTTACCTCTCGCTTGGTGGAGAAGGAGAAGGCCAGAGATTGCCTGATTCCTATGGG GATAACCTCAGAGAACGTAGCCGAGCGATTTGGCATTTCGCGGGAGAAGCAGGATACCTTTGCACTGGCTTCCCAGCAAAA GGCAGCCAGAGCCCAGAGCAAGGGCTGTTTCCAAGCTGAGATTGTGCCTGTGACCACCACGGTCCGTGATGACAAGGGCACTGAGAGAAGTGTCACCGTGGCCCACGATGAGGGCATCCGCCCCGACACCACCCTGGAGGGCCTGGCCAAACTGAAGCCTGCCTTCAAGAAGGGGGGCTCTACCACAGCTG GAAACTCTAGCCAGGTGAGTGACGGGGCAGCTGCCATCCTGCTGGCCAGGAGGTCCAAGGCAGAAGAGTTGGGCCTTCCCATCCTTGGGGTCCTGAGGTCCTACGCAGTGGTTGGGGTCCCGCCTGACATCATGGGTGTTGGACCTGCCTATGCCATCCCTGTAGCTTTGCAAAAAGCAG GGTTGACGGTGGAGGACGTGGACATCTTTGAGATCAATGAGGCCTTCGCAAGTCAG GTCGTCTACTGTGTGGAGAAGCTGCAACTGCCCCCTGAGAAGGTGAACCCTCTGGGGGGTGCGGTGGCCTTGGGCCACCCGCTGGGCTGCACTGGGGCACGACAGGTCATCACGCTGCTCAACGAGCTGAAGCGCCGCGGGAGGCG GGCGTATGGGGTGGTGTCCATGTGCATCGGGACCGGCATGGGAGCCGCCGCCGTCTTCGAATACCCTGGAAACTGA
- the MYD88 gene encoding myeloid differentiation primary response protein MyD88 isoform X2 — MAEGGPDAGSAPPTPSMSSLPLAALNVRVRRRLSLFLNLRAHVAADWTALAEEMGYEYLEIRRLETHADPTGSLLDDWQGRPGASVGRLLELLGKLGRDDLLMELGPSIEEDCQKYILKQQQEASEKPLQVDSVDSSIPRTRDPAGITICDDPLGQMPECFDAFICYCPSDIQFVQEMIRELEQTNHRLKLCVSDRDVLPGTCIWSIASAVGWWWLSLMITCKARNVTSRLSLHSASLQVPIRSD; from the exons ATGGCGGAAGGAGGTCCGGACGCGGGCTCcgcgccccccaccccttccatgtcctccctgcccctggcagCGCTCAACGTGCGAGTGCGGCGCCGCCTGTCGCTCTTCCTAAACTTGCGGGCGCATGTGGCGGCCGACTGGACCGCGCTGGCGGAGGAGATGGGCTACGAGTACTTGGAGATCCGGCGGCTGGAGACGCATGCCGACCCCACGGGCAGCCTTCTGGACGACTGGCAGGGACGACCCGGCGCTTCGGTGGGCCGCCTGCTCGAGCTCCTCGGCAAGCTGGGCCGCGACGACTTGCTGATGGAACTGGGACCCAGCATCG AGGAGGATTGCCAAAAGTATATTctgaagcagcagcaggaggcaTCTGAGAAGCCTTTACAGGTGGACTCTGTAGACAGCAGCATTCCTCGGACGAGAGATCCGGCGGGCATCACCATTTGCGATGACCCCCTGG GGCAAATGCCTGAGTGTTTTGACGCCTTCATCTGCTACTGCCCCAGCGATATCCAGTTTGTACAGGAGATGATCCGGGAGCTGGAACAGACAAACCATCGGCTGAAGTTGTGTGTGTCTGACCGCGACGTCCTGCCTGGCACCTGCATCTGGTCCATTGCCA GTGCCGTCGGATGGTGGTGGTTGTCTCTGATGATTACTTGCAAAGCAAGGAATGTGACTTCCAGACTAAGTTTGCACTCAGCCTCTCTCCAG GTGCCCATCAGAAGCGACTGA
- the ACAA1 gene encoding 3-ketoacyl-CoA thiolase, peroxisomal isoform X3, with translation MTAVLQDVKLSPAQLGDICVGNVLQPGAGALMARIAQFLSDIPETVPLSAVNRQCSSGLQAVASIAGGIRNGSYDIGMACGVESMSLADRGNPGNVTSRLVEKEKARDCLIPMGITSENVAERFGISREKQDTFALASQQKAARAQSKGCFQAEIVPVTTTVRDDKGTERSVTVAHDEGIRPDTTLEGLAKLKPAFKKGGSTTAGNSSQVSDGAAAILLARRSKAEELGLPILGVLRSYAVVGVPPDIMGVGPAYAIPVALQKAGLTVEDVDIFEINEAFASQVVYCVEKLQLPPEKVNPLGGAVALGHPLGCTGARQVITLLNELKRRGRRAYGVVSMCIGTGMGAAAVFEYPGN, from the exons ATGACCGCGGTTCTCCAGGACGTCAAGCTGAGCCCGGCCCAGCTGGGAGATATCTGCGTGG GAAATGTGCTTCAGCCTGGGGCCGGAGCATTAATGGCCCGAATTGCCCAGTTTCTGAG TGACATCCCAGAGACCGTGCCTTTGTCAGCTGTCAATAGACAGTGTTCGTCAGGGCTCCAGGCGGTGGCCAGCATAGCTG GTGGCATCAGAAATGGGTCTTATGACATTGGCATGGCTTGTGG GGTGGAGTCCATGTCCCTGGCAGACAGAGGGAACCCTGGAAATGTTACCTCTCGCTTGGTGGAGAAGGAGAAGGCCAGAGATTGCCTGATTCCTATGGG GATAACCTCAGAGAACGTAGCCGAGCGATTTGGCATTTCGCGGGAGAAGCAGGATACCTTTGCACTGGCTTCCCAGCAAAA GGCAGCCAGAGCCCAGAGCAAGGGCTGTTTCCAAGCTGAGATTGTGCCTGTGACCACCACGGTCCGTGATGACAAGGGCACTGAGAGAAGTGTCACCGTGGCCCACGATGAGGGCATCCGCCCCGACACCACCCTGGAGGGCCTGGCCAAACTGAAGCCTGCCTTCAAGAAGGGGGGCTCTACCACAGCTG GAAACTCTAGCCAGGTGAGTGACGGGGCAGCTGCCATCCTGCTGGCCAGGAGGTCCAAGGCAGAAGAGTTGGGCCTTCCCATCCTTGGGGTCCTGAGGTCCTACGCAGTGGTTGGGGTCCCGCCTGACATCATGGGTGTTGGACCTGCCTATGCCATCCCTGTAGCTTTGCAAAAAGCAG GGTTGACGGTGGAGGACGTGGACATCTTTGAGATCAATGAGGCCTTCGCAAGTCAG GTCGTCTACTGTGTGGAGAAGCTGCAACTGCCCCCTGAGAAGGTGAACCCTCTGGGGGGTGCGGTGGCCTTGGGCCACCCGCTGGGCTGCACTGGGGCACGACAGGTCATCACGCTGCTCAACGAGCTGAAGCGCCGCGGGAGGCG GGCGTATGGGGTGGTGTCCATGTGCATCGGGACCGGCATGGGAGCCGCCGCCGTCTTCGAATACCCTGGAAACTGA
- the MYD88 gene encoding myeloid differentiation primary response protein MyD88 isoform X3: MAEGGPDAGSAPPTPSMSSLPLAALNVRVRRRLSLFLNLRAHVAADWTALAEEMGYEYLEIRRLETHADPTGSLLDDWQGRPGASVGRLLELLGKLGRDDLLMELGPSIEEDCQKYILKQQQEASEKPLQVDSVDSSIPRTRDPAGITICDDPLGQMPECFDAFICYCPSDIQFVQEMIRELEQTNHRLKLCVSDRDVLPGTCIWSIASELIEKRLARNVTSRLSLHSASLQVPIRSD; the protein is encoded by the exons ATGGCGGAAGGAGGTCCGGACGCGGGCTCcgcgccccccaccccttccatgtcctccctgcccctggcagCGCTCAACGTGCGAGTGCGGCGCCGCCTGTCGCTCTTCCTAAACTTGCGGGCGCATGTGGCGGCCGACTGGACCGCGCTGGCGGAGGAGATGGGCTACGAGTACTTGGAGATCCGGCGGCTGGAGACGCATGCCGACCCCACGGGCAGCCTTCTGGACGACTGGCAGGGACGACCCGGCGCTTCGGTGGGCCGCCTGCTCGAGCTCCTCGGCAAGCTGGGCCGCGACGACTTGCTGATGGAACTGGGACCCAGCATCG AGGAGGATTGCCAAAAGTATATTctgaagcagcagcaggaggcaTCTGAGAAGCCTTTACAGGTGGACTCTGTAGACAGCAGCATTCCTCGGACGAGAGATCCGGCGGGCATCACCATTTGCGATGACCCCCTGG GGCAAATGCCTGAGTGTTTTGACGCCTTCATCTGCTACTGCCCCAGCGATATCCAGTTTGTACAGGAGATGATCCGGGAGCTGGAACAGACAAACCATCGGCTGAAGTTGTGTGTGTCTGACCGCGACGTCCTGCCTGGCACCTGCATCTGGTCCATTGCCAGTGAACTCATTGAAAAGAGGTTGGCTAG GAATGTGACTTCCAGACTAAGTTTGCACTCAGCCTCTCTCCAG GTGCCCATCAGAAGCGACTGA
- the ACAA1 gene encoding 3-ketoacyl-CoA thiolase, peroxisomal isoform X2 — protein MRRLQVVLGHLNRQPASGPEPAPRAAPCWSGAPRKSAEDVVVVHGRRTAIGRSGRGGFKDTTPDELLSAVMTAVLQDVKLSPAQLGDICVGNVLQPGAGALMARIAQFLSDIPETVPLSAVNRQCSSGLQAVASIAGGIRNGSYDIGMACGITSENVAERFGISREKQDTFALASQQKAARAQSKGCFQAEIVPVTTTVRDDKGTERSVTVAHDEGIRPDTTLEGLAKLKPAFKKGGSTTAGNSSQVSDGAAAILLARRSKAEELGLPILGVLRSYAVVGVPPDIMGVGPAYAIPVALQKAGLTVEDVDIFEINEAFASQVVYCVEKLQLPPEKVNPLGGAVALGHPLGCTGARQVITLLNELKRRGRRAYGVVSMCIGTGMGAAAVFEYPGN, from the exons ATGCGGAGGCTGCAGGTGGTGCTGGGTCACCTGAACCGCCAGCCCGCTTCGGGCCCGGAGCCGGCGCCGCGGGCCGCGCCGTGTTGGAGCGGCGCTCCGCGGAAGTCGGCGGAGGATGTAGTGGTGGTGCACGGGCGGCGCACGGCCATTGGCCGGTCGGGCCGCGGCGGCTTCAAG GACACCACCCCCGACGAACTTCTCTCCGCCGTCATGACCGCGGTTCTCCAGGACGTCAAGCTGAGCCCGGCCCAGCTGGGAGATATCTGCGTGG GAAATGTGCTTCAGCCTGGGGCCGGAGCATTAATGGCCCGAATTGCCCAGTTTCTGAG TGACATCCCAGAGACCGTGCCTTTGTCAGCTGTCAATAGACAGTGTTCGTCAGGGCTCCAGGCGGTGGCCAGCATAGCTG GTGGCATCAGAAATGGGTCTTATGACATTGGCATGGCTTGTGG GATAACCTCAGAGAACGTAGCCGAGCGATTTGGCATTTCGCGGGAGAAGCAGGATACCTTTGCACTGGCTTCCCAGCAAAA GGCAGCCAGAGCCCAGAGCAAGGGCTGTTTCCAAGCTGAGATTGTGCCTGTGACCACCACGGTCCGTGATGACAAGGGCACTGAGAGAAGTGTCACCGTGGCCCACGATGAGGGCATCCGCCCCGACACCACCCTGGAGGGCCTGGCCAAACTGAAGCCTGCCTTCAAGAAGGGGGGCTCTACCACAGCTG GAAACTCTAGCCAGGTGAGTGACGGGGCAGCTGCCATCCTGCTGGCCAGGAGGTCCAAGGCAGAAGAGTTGGGCCTTCCCATCCTTGGGGTCCTGAGGTCCTACGCAGTGGTTGGGGTCCCGCCTGACATCATGGGTGTTGGACCTGCCTATGCCATCCCTGTAGCTTTGCAAAAAGCAG GGTTGACGGTGGAGGACGTGGACATCTTTGAGATCAATGAGGCCTTCGCAAGTCAG GTCGTCTACTGTGTGGAGAAGCTGCAACTGCCCCCTGAGAAGGTGAACCCTCTGGGGGGTGCGGTGGCCTTGGGCCACCCGCTGGGCTGCACTGGGGCACGACAGGTCATCACGCTGCTCAACGAGCTGAAGCGCCGCGGGAGGCG GGCGTATGGGGTGGTGTCCATGTGCATCGGGACCGGCATGGGAGCCGCCGCCGTCTTCGAATACCCTGGAAACTGA
- the MYD88 gene encoding myeloid differentiation primary response protein MyD88 isoform X1 — protein MAEGGPDAGSAPPTPSMSSLPLAALNVRVRRRLSLFLNLRAHVAADWTALAEEMGYEYLEIRRLETHADPTGSLLDDWQGRPGASVGRLLELLGKLGRDDLLMELGPSIEEDCQKYILKQQQEASEKPLQVDSVDSSIPRTRDPAGITICDDPLGQMPECFDAFICYCPSDIQFVQEMIRELEQTNHRLKLCVSDRDVLPGTCIWSIASELIEKRCRRMVVVVSDDYLQSKECDFQTKFALSLSPGAHQKRLIPIKYKSMKKEFPSILRFITICDYTNPCTKSWFWTRLAKALSLP, from the exons ATGGCGGAAGGAGGTCCGGACGCGGGCTCcgcgccccccaccccttccatgtcctccctgcccctggcagCGCTCAACGTGCGAGTGCGGCGCCGCCTGTCGCTCTTCCTAAACTTGCGGGCGCATGTGGCGGCCGACTGGACCGCGCTGGCGGAGGAGATGGGCTACGAGTACTTGGAGATCCGGCGGCTGGAGACGCATGCCGACCCCACGGGCAGCCTTCTGGACGACTGGCAGGGACGACCCGGCGCTTCGGTGGGCCGCCTGCTCGAGCTCCTCGGCAAGCTGGGCCGCGACGACTTGCTGATGGAACTGGGACCCAGCATCG AGGAGGATTGCCAAAAGTATATTctgaagcagcagcaggaggcaTCTGAGAAGCCTTTACAGGTGGACTCTGTAGACAGCAGCATTCCTCGGACGAGAGATCCGGCGGGCATCACCATTTGCGATGACCCCCTGG GGCAAATGCCTGAGTGTTTTGACGCCTTCATCTGCTACTGCCCCAGCGATATCCAGTTTGTACAGGAGATGATCCGGGAGCTGGAACAGACAAACCATCGGCTGAAGTTGTGTGTGTCTGACCGCGACGTCCTGCCTGGCACCTGCATCTGGTCCATTGCCAGTGAACTCATTGAAAAGAG GTGCCGTCGGATGGTGGTGGTTGTCTCTGATGATTACTTGCAAAGCAAGGAATGTGACTTCCAGACTAAGTTTGCACTCAGCCTCTCTCCAG GTGCCCATCAGAAGCGACTGATCCCCATCAAGTACAAGTCAATGAAGAAAGAGTTCCCCAGCATCCTGCGGTTCATCACTATCTGCGACTACACCAACCCCTGCACCAAGTCCTGGTTCTGGACTCGCCTCGCCAAGGCCCTGTCCCTGCCCTGA